CCATTCCTTGCTCGTTGCGTAAACTTGAAAGCATGACATATTTgtaagttcaaatatgttttattCCTTGCATTGGGCTAAACTTGACTTGAATGAATTTTCCTACTCTGTTTTGAATATCATGTTCGATGTTTCTGTTATCTGCTGCTTTAGTGCTTTGTTCATGTTGATTAGTGACTTATGTTCAACTGGTTTTGTAGAAATCTGTCATCAAATTATCTAAGTGGCCCTATTCCTATTGAGCTATCAAGGATCAACAATTTGGACACCTTGTAAGCCCCATCAGCTTGCATTTTGTGAGAGTATCTATTTCATGCTACGCTATATTATATAACAAAGATACATGTACTAGGGACTTATCCTGTAACACGATTACTGGTCCAATTCCGTCAGCCATTGGCAGCTTAGAGCATTTATTGAGACTGTAAGTTTTTGGATTACTGTTTCTTGATATGTTTCCAGCTTCATGGCCTGCTGACATTGATCATGTTTCTCTAGTAACTTGAGCAAGAATGGTCTGGTTGGATTCATCCCTGCGGAGTTCGGTAATTTGAGGAGTGTCATGGAGATGTAAGTACCTGGTTTTCTAATTGTGAGTCCTTTTACCAATTAGTTCCTTGCATAGTATTTTGAATAACTTGGCTGTTGTTTTAGTGATTTGTCCTATAATCACCTTGGTGGCCTGATTCCTCAAGAACTTGGAATGTTGCAAAATCTGATGTTGTTGTGAGTATATCCTTACATGTCACAGTTCCTTTGGTTTATGAGTTAAGTTTCAGAAGGGAAGcttacttctcattcatctgtTTATTATTGTCTCTTGTAGAAAACTGGAAAATAACAATATAACTGGGGATATCTCTTCACTGATAAACTGCTTCAGCCTCAATACCTTGTAAGTTCTTAACTAGAAAACTTTTAAGGATGCACAAAAGTTTGTATTTTGCTAACATTATGCTTTTGCATTTGTGGACAGAAATGTATCATACAATAATTTGGCTGGTGTTGTCCCTACTGACAACAATTTCTCACGGTTTTCACCGGACAGGTAATGTGCTTCATCATTTCCATCACTGTTCTTATGCTTTTGCTCAGACATGGAAATAGTAGTTTAGATCTGGTCATTTCTTCAGCTTCTTAGGTAATCCTGGACTCTGTGGATATTGGCTTGGTTCTTCGTGCCGATCCACCAGCCACCAAGAGAAACGTAAGAACAGTGTTGCATTCATCAATTGCTTTGAAGTAAACTTTATTCATGTATAAATGTATAATAAACCGCTGTGTTTTCTTCCACTGGATTTTCCATGCAGCACCAATCTTGAAGGCTGCGATACTTGGCATTGCTGTGGGTGGACTTGTTATCCTCCTGATGATCTTAGTAGCCGTTTGCAGGCCACACCGTCCACCTGTTTTCGAAGATATCTCTGTAAGCAAACCAGGTAATGCATCTACTGAGCTTGGAATCTATTCTCACAATAAATCAATTGTTCACCACCTTGGTAGGTTTGAGGTTGTATCGATCTCGTCATGTTAAGTTACTAAGAGATTTTATCGAACAATAACACTCATAGTGGATGCTAGAACAGTGTTAATACCTTGTAATAGATATGCATGCTGTTACAGTGGGCAATGTCCCCCCCAAGCTGGTGATCCTTCATATGAACATGGCTCTTCATGTGTACGAGGATATAATGAGGATGACTGAAAACTTGAGTGAGAAATACATAGTTGGTTATGGGGCATCAAGTACAGTTTACAAATGTGTTTTGAAGAATTGCAAGCCAGTGGCAATAAAAAAGTTGTATGCCCACTACCCACAGAGCCTGAAGGAATTTGAGACTGAGCTAGAGACTGTTGGCAGCATCAAACACCGAAACCTAGTCAGTCTTCAAGGATACTCTCTATCACCTGTTGGGAACCTTCTCTTCTATGATTACATGGAAAATGGCAGCCTCTGGGACGTTTTACATGGTAAGTACAGACAGCTAACTCATTTACACAGTTTTGTCTATGAATCCTGAGAACAGTTTAGTGAAGCGATCAGTAGCTAGCACCGCTATGTTTGTTTTCATTATAATAGTCCTTGTTTGCTTGTGACTAGTTGAACCGAATTACTATTACCATATCATAATATAGCTCTTCTTTTATTCTAGAAGGTCCATCcaagaagaaaaaacttgaTTGGGAGACCCGCCTTCGGATTGCTCTCGGTGCAGCCCAAGGCCTTGCTTACCTTCACCATGACTGCAGTCCACGAATAATTCACAGGGATGTAAAATCAAAGAATATCCTCCTTGACAAAGATTATGAGGCCCATCTTACAGACTTCGGCATTGCTAAGAGCTTGTGTGTTTCGAAAACACACACATCGACTTATGTCATGGGCACTATTGGCTATATTGATCCCGAGTATGCACGCACTTCCCGCCTCAACGAGAAGTCTGATGTCTACAGCTATGGCATTGttctgctggagctgctgactgGCAAGAAGCCAGTGGATAATGAGTGCAATCTCCATCACATGGTAACCATTTTTCAGTCTCTTGCAGTTCTTCAAATTAATGTCATTCTCTTCAGTTTATTGCTTTGGATTCCAATAGTGCCCAATAATTGCTGATCGATGCCGATTAGGCTTGTGTTCATATAAGGGGACCAGCAACATGAAACTTATCATGTGAGTAGATCCATCTGCACTGTAGACCTGTGGTGGACTGGTGGTCTGATCCATTGTATATGGCTACTGAAAGCTCCATTATAAGTTGCAGTGCTCCGTCCCCTAAAGCCTGCCATTTTTGTCCCCCTGTCATCAATAATGTAGATAGAAAGCAAAAAATGAACTGACAAAATATCAGTAGTTCTTATATGTGGCCATTAACTTCCCCGTACCTTGATGTAACATTTAAGTCACCGCAGTTTCAAACGGGATCTTGTAAAACCAAGAAGACAATATTATGTGCAGAAGCGATGATAAATAGGATTCATTTAATTGTTCCTGTATCAATCCATTCCTCTAATCATATGCCCTACTGCTGCTGCTTAGGAAGAATCTTATTATATATGTTCACACGGAAGTAAAAAAAGGCTTCCTATATGTGTACACACATATGGGAAAACTAGTCTATACTCCTGGTAGTACATACTCCCGGCTCGATCCATAGTTGATCCCATTATAACTGAAGATATATTACTTTTTAAGATATATCCATAGTTGATCCCATCAAAAGGTTTTCTATACATATGTATCtgcatatgcatatatgtatgtatgtacatacatatacatatgtatatgtatatatgtatgtaaatatatatacttTCAGGGCACAAACTAGTTTTGCTATCTCTCtctgtgtatatatattatgtgtatATACTCAACTCTAGTTACCATTGTACCACCTCCAGTTACAATCCAAACCTCCAGTTACAATccaaaaaatagtagagttatAATTCACGAGAGACACAGAGTTACAAAcagatgtaaataaaaaaaaattaagttgcaATTACATTATAGATGAACGTAACTTCTAACTAATTCCTTGTCTAATGATGTTAAACCTAAGGAACACAATTATAATcgtagtacaatctaaaacTTCTGTAATGCTGATTAGCATATAGTTCACATATGTTGCATTTTCCTTCCGACTCAAGCTCTGATCATATTACCATCATATGTTCTAATGCAGATCCTATCAAAGACTGCGAACAATGCAGTCATGGAGACCGTCGACCCTGACATCGGAGATACATGCAAGGatcttggtgaggtcaagaaGGTATTCCAACTGGCACTCCTTTGCACCAAGAGGCAACCGCCCGATCGACCGACAATGCACGAGGTGGTGCGTGTCCTGGACTGCCTAGTAAATCCTGACCCGCCACCGAAGCCGGCGCAACCACTGGCCTCACCACAGCCACCGACCGTCCCGAGCTACATCAACGAGTATGTCAGCTTGAGAGGCACCAGCGTGCTCTCCTGCGCCAATTCGTCAAGCACGTCAGACGCGGAGCTGTTCCTCAAGTTTGGAGAGGCCATTTCTCAGAACACGGAGTAGAGAACTGCAGAGGAAGCCAGCTGCTGATCTGGGAGTTGAGgtggtagcagcagcagcagctagtgGAGTAGTTAACTGACGTTTTGTCGAAATATGCCGGGTTACTACGCAGGAAATTAACAAGGGAGTCTGAAGGGTGTTGTTAACTGTAAAAAGTCATGtgcttctcttctttctttacCACTTTTGTCTAACTTAGGAGGCTGTATTGTGTATTGGATCTCTGCTTAGCCCTGCTTGCCCTTTTCTGTGACTTGAGTTGCCATGTTGGAGTGAAAACTGTACTGATCAGAAATTCAGGTGATCTTCATTTGCATAAAACTACTAGCATAGTGGCATTCCTGTTTCTACTGTGACCTCTGTAACTAGTGAATTTTCTTGGATCATTGAAACCTCAGTTGCGTGGATCTTTTTCACACACGCACTGTACTGCCATGCCGTTCCGTGGCCCCGGGCTCCTGGAGGGCGGCATGTGCTCGTGTTGTGCGGATGGCGCCGAAGTGCAGGTGTCGCCGAGCCCGTGGACGCGTCAGTCCGTAGCAGCATGTCAGGGAGGTGTAAATGATTGCGAGTTGCAGCGCAGGATGCTGGGGTCGGATGGGTGTGCGGAGATGCGATCGGGAGGGCTGTAGGCTTGTGTGAGTGTGGTGATGATTGATGGACGAGTGGGCCAAAGAGGATGGGCAGGGCGCAGGGCGGTGCAGTGCAATGCAATGCGATCCTCGTGAACCTGAGGACGACGAACGCAGCCGGGGATCAGGCTCCACCATGGCAGTAGATGTGGTAGGGCAGGGTGGAGTTTGGTGAGAGACGAGATGAATGGAGACGAACCGCATCCGTCGGATGGCGTATGAACGGTCGGGATCACTTCGTACAGCATAGCTGTGGCTCCTGCAGAAACCCGAGCTGTCTCCGGTGAGGTTTCTCCCAGCAAATACCGAGTCAAGACGCACAGGAAACCGTCGGCAGTGCCAAGAACGTCGCTGACGCCTGACTGAAGCCGCTGCTCAAGTGCGCCGGATGGCCGTCGCGGTTGTACCAGCCCGGGCGGTGCAACAGACAAATGAGACACGGACGAACTTAGATGATTTATCATCTAGCTCTTAAGAAATTTCAACACAAAATAATTACCTGTgcattgagaaaaaaaagaggacaAATTTCAGGATCCCTAAAATTTATGTTTTCTGTTTCTCATGGTACAAATCTCTATTTTTGTCAAACAAGTCTTGGAGAGCTAAATGATAGTATCTTGTAcattacataatttttttcagatttttttcataactatttcgaCAGTGTTTTGATTTTGAGAGATTggaatgcaatatttttttatttttaaacctgtcATCCTTCCAATGGATGGCATGAGTTtagatttgcaatttttcaaaacggatatatatatatatacaattttttatttaaataatataaaaaaaaattccaactcGGACAACGTATTGGACCGTTTGCTGCAACCATTATTTGAATTGCAGACCGGCCCACAGAACATTGGATACAACAGGGTCCGATTTACAGATTCGGCCGTGTCGGCCCGTGACACGTTTGCGTTTGAATCCCAGGCAGTCCGTTGCTCCCCAAGCCCATCTAGCCCAATCTGTCACACGCAGTTTCGGCAAATACAGTCTGTTGCATGGAGTGCTCGT
The sequence above is drawn from the Phragmites australis chromosome 10, lpPhrAust1.1, whole genome shotgun sequence genome and encodes:
- the LOC133930671 gene encoding LRR receptor-like serine/threonine-protein kinase ER1 isoform X1 — translated: MPRSSVEAMAAKAATSRALVAVLLLAVAVADDGSTLLEIKKSFRNVGNVLYDWAGDDYCSWRGVMCDNVTFAVAALNLSGLNLGGEISPALGSLKSLVSIDLKLNGLSGQIPDEIGDCSSLRTLDLSFNSLDGDIPFSISKLKHLENLILKNNQLIGAIPSTLSQLPNLKILDLAQNKLTGEIPRLIYWNEVLQYLGLRGNRLEGSLSPDMCQLTGLWYFDVKNNSLTGVIPETIGNCTSFQVLDLSYNQFTGPIPFNIGFLQVATLSLQGNKFAGPVPSVIGLMQALAVLDLSYNQLSGPIPSILGNLTYTEKLYMQGNRLTGPIPPELGNMSTLHYLELNDNQLTGSIPPELGKLKGLYDLNLANNNLEGPIPDNLSSCVNLNSFNAYGNKLNGTIPCSLRKLESMTYLNLSSNYLSGPIPIELSRINNLDTLDLSCNTITGPIPSAIGSLEHLLRLNLSKNGLVGFIPAEFGNLRSVMEIDLSYNHLGGLIPQELGMLQNLMLLKLENNNITGDISSLINCFSLNTLNVSYNNLAGVVPTDNNFSRFSPDSFLGNPGLCGYWLGSSCRSTSHQEKPPILKAAILGIAVGGLVILLMILVAVCRPHRPPVFEDISVSKPDMHAVTVGNVPPKLVILHMNMALHVYEDIMRMTENLSEKYIVGYGASSTVYKCVLKNCKPVAIKKLYAHYPQSLKEFETELETVGSIKHRNLVSLQGYSLSPVGNLLFYDYMENGSLWDVLHEGPSKKKKLDWETRLRIALGAAQGLAYLHHDCSPRIIHRDVKSKNILLDKDYEAHLTDFGIAKSLCVSKTHTSTYVMGTIGYIDPEYARTSRLNEKSDVYSYGIVLLELLTGKKPVDNECNLHHMILSKTANNAVMETVDPDIGDTCKDLGEVKKVFQLALLCTKRQPPDRPTMHEVVRVLDCLVNPDPPPKPAQPLASPQPPTVPSYINEYVSLRGTSVLSCANSSSTSDAELFLKFGEAISQNTE
- the LOC133930671 gene encoding LRR receptor-like serine/threonine-protein kinase ER1 isoform X2, with the protein product MPRSSVEAMAAKAATSRALVAVLLLAVAVADDGSTLLEIKKSFRNVGNVLYDWAGDDYCSWRGVMCDNVTFAVAALNLSGLNLGGEISPALGSLKSLVSIDLKLNGLSGQIPDEIGDCSSLRTLDLSFNSLDGDIPFSISKLKHLENLILKNNQLIGAIPSTLSQLPNLKILDLAQNKLTGEIPRLIYWNEVLQYLGLRGNRLEGSLSPDMCQLTGLWYFDVKNNSLTGVIPETIGNCTSFQVLDLSYNQFTGPIPFNIGFLQVATLSLQGNKFAGPVPSVIGLMQALAVLDLSYNQLSGPIPSILGNLTYTEKLYMQGNRLTGPIPPELGNMSTLHYLELNDNQLTGSIPPELGKLKGLYDLNLANNNLEGPIPDNLSSCVNLNSFNAYGNKLNGTIPCSLRKLESMTYLNLSSNYLSGPIPIELSRINNLDTLDLSCNTITGPIPSAIGSLEHLLRLNLSKNGLVGFIPAEFGNLRSVMEIDLSYNHLGGLIPQELGMLQNLMLLKLENNNITGDISSLINCFSLNTLNVSYNNLAGVVPTDNNFSRFSPDSFLGNPGLCGYWLGSSCRSTSHQEKPPILKAAILGIAVGGLVILLMILVAVCRPHRPPVFEDISVSKPDMHAVTVGNVPPKLVILHMNMALHVYEDIMRMTENLSEKYIVGYGASSTVYKCVLKNCKPVAIKKLYAHYPQSLKEFETELETVGSIKHRNLVSLQGYSLSPVGNLLFYDYMENGSLWDVLHGPSKKKKLDWETRLRIALGAAQGLAYLHHDCSPRIIHRDVKSKNILLDKDYEAHLTDFGIAKSLCVSKTHTSTYVMGTIGYIDPEYARTSRLNEKSDVYSYGIVLLELLTGKKPVDNECNLHHMILSKTANNAVMETVDPDIGDTCKDLGEVKKVFQLALLCTKRQPPDRPTMHEVVRVLDCLVNPDPPPKPAQPLASPQPPTVPSYINEYVSLRGTSVLSCANSSSTSDAELFLKFGEAISQNTE
- the LOC133930671 gene encoding LRR receptor-like serine/threonine-protein kinase ER1 isoform X4; the encoded protein is MPRSSVEAMAAKAATSRALVAVLLLAVAVADDGSTLLEIKKSFRNVGNVLYDWAGDDYCSWRGVMCDNVTFAVAALNLSGLNLGGEISPALGSLKSLVSIDLKLNGLSGQIPDEIGDCSSLRTLDLSFNSLDGDIPFSISKLKHLENLILKNNQLIGAIPSTLSQLPNLKILDLAQNKLTGEIPRLIYWNEVLQYLGLRGNRLEGSLSPDMCQLTGLWYFDVKNNSLTGVIPETIGNCTSFQVLDLSYNQFTGPIPFNIGFLQVATLSLQGNKFAGPVPSVIGLMQALAVLDLSYNQLSGPIPSILGNLTYTEKLYMQGNRLTGPIPPELGNMSTLHYLELNDNQLTGSIPPELGKLKGLYDLNLANNNLEGPIPDNLSSCVNLNSFNAYGNKLNGTIPCSLRKLESMTYLNLSSNYLSGPIPIELSRINNLDTLDLSCNTITGPIPSAIGSLEHLLRLNLSKNGLVGFIPAEFGNLRSVMEIDLSYNHLGGLIPQELGMLQNLMLLKLENNNITGDISSLINCFSLNTLNVSYNNLAGVVPTDNNFSRFSPDSFLGNPGLCGYWLGSSCRSTSHQEKPPILKAAILGIAVGGLVILLMILVAVCRPHRPPVFEDISVSKPVGNVPPKLVILHMNMALHVYEDIMRMTENLSEKYIVGYGASSTVYKCVLKNCKPVAIKKLYAHYPQSLKEFETELETVGSIKHRNLVSLQGYSLSPVGNLLFYDYMENGSLWDVLHGPSKKKKLDWETRLRIALGAAQGLAYLHHDCSPRIIHRDVKSKNILLDKDYEAHLTDFGIAKSLCVSKTHTSTYVMGTIGYIDPEYARTSRLNEKSDVYSYGIVLLELLTGKKPVDNECNLHHMILSKTANNAVMETVDPDIGDTCKDLGEVKKVFQLALLCTKRQPPDRPTMHEVVRVLDCLVNPDPPPKPAQPLASPQPPTVPSYINEYVSLRGTSVLSCANSSSTSDAELFLKFGEAISQNTE
- the LOC133930671 gene encoding LRR receptor-like serine/threonine-protein kinase ER1 isoform X3, coding for MPRSSVEAMAAKAATSRALVAVLLLAVAVADDGSTLLEIKKSFRNVGNVLYDWAGDDYCSWRGVMCDNVTFAVAALNLSGLNLGGEISPALGSLKSLVSIDLKLNGLSGQIPDEIGDCSSLRTLDLSFNSLDGDIPFSISKLKHLENLILKNNQLIGAIPSTLSQLPNLKILDLAQNKLTGEIPRLIYWNEVLQYLGLRGNRLEGSLSPDMCQLTGLWYFDVKNNSLTGVIPETIGNCTSFQVLDLSYNQFTGPIPFNIGFLQVATLSLQGNKFAGPVPSVIGLMQALAVLDLSYNQLSGPIPSILGNLTYTEKLYMQGNRLTGPIPPELGNMSTLHYLELNDNQLTGSIPPELGKLKGLYDLNLANNNLEGPIPDNLSSCVNLNSFNAYGNKLNGTIPCSLRKLESMTYLNLSSNYLSGPIPIELSRINNLDTLDLSCNTITGPIPSAIGSLEHLLRLNLSKNGLVGFIPAEFGNLRSVMEIDLSYNHLGGLIPQELGMLQNLMLLKLENNNITGDISSLINCFSLNTLNVSYNNLAGVVPTDNNFSRFSPDSFLGNPGLCGYWLGSSCRSTSHQEKPPILKAAILGIAVGGLVILLMILVAVCRPHRPPVFEDISVSKPVGNVPPKLVILHMNMALHVYEDIMRMTENLSEKYIVGYGASSTVYKCVLKNCKPVAIKKLYAHYPQSLKEFETELETVGSIKHRNLVSLQGYSLSPVGNLLFYDYMENGSLWDVLHEGPSKKKKLDWETRLRIALGAAQGLAYLHHDCSPRIIHRDVKSKNILLDKDYEAHLTDFGIAKSLCVSKTHTSTYVMGTIGYIDPEYARTSRLNEKSDVYSYGIVLLELLTGKKPVDNECNLHHMILSKTANNAVMETVDPDIGDTCKDLGEVKKVFQLALLCTKRQPPDRPTMHEVVRVLDCLVNPDPPPKPAQPLASPQPPTVPSYINEYVSLRGTSVLSCANSSSTSDAELFLKFGEAISQNTE